The nucleotide sequence ACAAGATGAGATATTCTCTCCGACTTCCTTTTACGGATATAGAACTAAAAAGATATGATGATCCTAAAAGAGGGGATATCGTAACCTTTATCCCTCCCGATGGAGCCGTTTCTCCCGAAGAAAAGGAAGGATTGTTCCCGAAAAGATTCGTAAAAAGAGTGATCGGTCTTCCTGGCGATAGGATCCGTATCGTAAAGGTATTACATGAGAGAGATGGATTTCCTACAGTCTATGGTAAGATAGAATACATGGAAAAAGGAAGTACTACCTTCTCCTCTTATGATTTTAAGGACGAAGAGAAGGGAAATCTATTCGACGACTTGGACGACGATGCCGCTGTTCAATATTATCTTTTTAAAGAAAAGAAACCGGGCTTCGAGCATTATGTAATCGAAGGGAATACGCGTCCTTATGCCCATGAGTTTAAAGATGCGGAATGTTTCCAAATTACGGGTTGTGTGATCCCGGATGATCATTACATGATGATGGGAGACAACCGCACAAATTCCTCCGACTCTAGATTTTGGGGATTCGTTCCCAGGGACAATATACTAGGAAAGGCGGCATTGATCTATTTCTCCATCAACTGGAAGGACCATGTTTGCGCTTATAAAAGTGCGGAAGACCTCGGAATGAACGGGGACTCTGCTCAAAAATACGATCCGGAAGAATTTAAATCGAAATGTGGCGATATCGGTTCTAAT is from Leptospira sp. WS58.C1 and encodes:
- the lepB gene encoding signal peptidase I, which produces MSQPKGSTFLKKLPTWIQELFGEESVDSTLSFFFIVLLVLAFKSSVLDANNIPSGSMLPTLKIGDFLFVNKMRYSLRLPFTDIELKRYDDPKRGDIVTFIPPDGAVSPEEKEGLFPKRFVKRVIGLPGDRIRIVKVLHERDGFPTVYGKIEYMEKGSTTFSSYDFKDEEKGNLFDDLDDDAAVQYYLFKEKKPGFEHYVIEGNTRPYAHEFKDAECFQITGCVIPDDHYMMMGDNRTNSSDSRFWGFVPRDNILGKAALIYFSINWKDHVCAYKSAEDLGMNGDSAQKYDPEEFKSKCGDIGSNMNWFKSTIFYRIPRMQVRWYRIGTVLE